In the Deinococcus aerius genome, TGTGCGTGCGCGCCCCGCCGCCGAAGCGCCTCACGCCGCTCAGCAACTCGCCATACGTAATGCCCGTCGCGCTGAACACGATCTGGCTCCCGGGGGCGAGTTCGTCCGTCTTGTAAATCTTGTGCTCGTCCACGCCCATCGACACGAACCGCTCGCGCATCGCGTCGTCCTCGGCGATGAAGCGGCCCTGAATCTCGGCGCCGAGGCATTTCATCGCCGCTGCCGAGAGCACACCCTCCGGCGCCCCGCCCGAGCCCATCAGCGCGTGGACCCCGGTGCCGCGCACCCCGACCGCGAGGCTCGCCACCACGTCCCCGTCCCCGATCAGCTTCACGCGCGCCCCGGCCTGCCGCACCCGGCGGATCAGGTCCGCGTGCCGCTCGCGGTCGAGGATCGTGACCAGCAGGTCCTCCACGTCCCGCTCCAGGCTCTGCGCGAGGACGCTGAGGTTGGCCTCCACCGGCCAGTCGAGGTTCACCCGTCCGGCGGCGGGGGGCGGCACGACGAGCTTGTCCATGTAGCAGTCGGGCGCGTGCATCAGGCCTCCCCGCTCGGAGAGGGCGATGACGGCCAGGCCATTGGGCAACCCCTTGGCGGTCACGCTCGTCCCCTCCACCGGGTCCACCGCGATGTCCACCTCGTACTGCCCCTGCCCCAGCTCCTCGCCGATGTACAGCATGGGCGCCTCGTCCATCTCGCCCTCGCCGATCACGACCCGGCCACGGATGTCGAGCGAGTTCAGCAACTCACGCATGGCCTCGGTGCCCGCCCCGTCCACCGCGTTCTTGTCGCCCATGCCCACCCAGCGGCTCGCCGCCAGCGCCGCCCCCTCGGTCACCCGCGCCGTCTCCAGCACCAGCGCGTGCTCGAAACTGCCCGTCCTCGCCTGCGTGCCCTGCCCCTTGCCTTTGCCCGTCATGGTTGGACCGTAGCACGACCGGGCGGAAAAGTACGGCTGGGAGCGGTTCCAGCGTGTCACCGCCCCCGGGGCACCCTCAGCGCAGCACGCCCAGCCAGACCAGCAGCAGCCACAGCAGCACCGGGATCGCCAGCGAAAGGGCGATCAGCTTGATCAGCCGCCACCAGTCGTTCAGGAACTCCCGCATGGCGGCAGGGTAGCAGGGGAGGAGAGGCGTCGCCTGCGCCCTGCCTCACTCTGTCTGCGCCCTATTAAGCCCCCTTCCGGGCCGCTCTGCTTAAACTGCCCGCATGACCCTCAGCGACCTCGCAGGCAAGCCCGCCCCGCAGAGCCTCCTGACGAACATCCCCCGCCTGGTCGCCCACTACTACGAGACGCGGCCCGACCCCCGGAACGCGGCGCAGCGGGTGGCCTTCGGCACGAGCGGGCACCGGGGGACCAGCCTCAACGGCACCTTCAACGAGGCCCACATCCTCGCCGTGTCGCAGGCGGTCGCCGAACACCGCGCGGCGGCGGGGATCACCGGGCCGCTGTACATGGGGCTGGACACCCACGCCCTCAGCGAGCCTGCCTGGATCACGGCCCTCCAGGTTCTTGTAGCGAATGGGGTGCGGGTGCGTGCCCAGCCGGGCTTTTTCACGCCCACGCCCCTCGTTAGCCACGCAATCCTGAACCACAACCGGGCGGGGCAGGGCGGGACCGCGGACGGCATCGTCATCACGCCCAGCCACAATCCCCCTCAGGACGGCGGCTTCAAGTACAACCCCCCCTCCGGCGGCCCCGCGGACACCGACGTGACGAGGGCCGTGCAGAACCGGGCGAACGCGATCCTGGAGGGCGGGCTGAGCGAGGTTAAAAGGGTCAGCCTCGACGACGCGATGGCCGCCCTCGATCCCTTCGACTTCATCGGGCCGTACGTCTCCGAACTCGGGGAAGTCGTGGACCTCGATGTCATCCGTCAAAGCGGGGTGCGCCTCGGCGTCGATCCGCTCGGCGGGAGCAGCCTGCCCGTCTGGGAGGCGATCAAGGCGCAGCACGGTCTGAACCTCACCATCGTCAATGAGCAGGTGGACCCCCGCTTCGCCTTCATGACGGTGGACCGCGACGGCAAGATCCGCATGGACTGCTCCAGCCCCTGGGCGATGGCGAGCCTCCTGGCCCTCAAGGGCGACTACGACGTGGCCGTGGGCAACGACCCCGACGCCGACCGCCACGGGATCGTGACCGAAGGCGGTCTGATGAACCCCAACCACTACCTCGCGGTCATGATCGACTACCTCTTCCAGAACCGCCCGGGCTGGAACGCGGACGCGGGGGTGGGCAAGACGCTCGTTTCCAGCGCCCTGATCGACCGTGTGGCGGCGGGAATCGGGCGGCGGCTGGTCGAGGTGCCCGTCGGCTTCAAGTATTTCGTGGAGGGGCTGCTCACGGGCTCCCTCGGTTTTGGCGGCGAGGAGTCGGCGGGCGCGAGCTTCCTGCGGATGAACGGCGCCCCGTGGAGCACGGACAAGGACGGCATCATCCCCGGTCTGCTCGCGGCGGAGATCACCGCCAAGACGGGGCAGACGCCCAGCCAACGCTTCGCCGCCCTCACCGAGCAGTACGGCGCGACGGCCTATGACCGCCAGGACGCCCCCGCCAACAGCGAGCAGAAGAAGGTGCTCGCCAACCTCAGCCCCGATCAGGTCACCGCCTCCACCCTGGCGGGCGACCCCATCACCGCCAAGCTCACCCGCGCGCCCGGCAATGGCGAGCCCATCGGCGGCCTGAAGGTCACGACCGACTCCGCCTGGTTCGCCGCCCGGCCCAGCGGCACCGAGGACGTGTACAAGATCTACGCGGAAAGCTTCAAGGGCGAGGATCACCTGCGGCAGGTCATGGAGGAGGCCCGCGAGGTCGTCGCGGCGGCCTTCAGGGCGGGAGGGGCGGCGTGAACTCGGCCGAAGGTCACACCGTCATCACCCGCGAGGAGATCACGGGCGTCGAGTTCGACTGGTTCGCCACCGACGCCAGCAGCCATATCGCCCAGTTCATGGCAGCGGGCGATCCCGGCGTGCCCGAGGCCGCCCTCGCCTCCGAGGAACTCCTCGAAGCCCTGCACGTCTGGGTTGACACCCGCCCCGAGCGCGAGGAGGCGAACGCGCTGGCCGGGGGCTTCGACGAGCACCTCACCCCGCCGCAACGCAGAGGCGCCTACGTGTACGACCACGTGCCGAACGAGCCAGGGGTGTACCGCCTCGTCGCCGCGCCGCGTACACCCCTGCGGGTGGAGGAACTGCCCGAGCGGTTGCGCG is a window encoding:
- the glpX gene encoding class II fructose-bisphosphatase translates to MTGKGKGQGTQARTGSFEHALVLETARVTEGAALAASRWVGMGDKNAVDGAGTEAMRELLNSLDIRGRVVIGEGEMDEAPMLYIGEELGQGQYEVDIAVDPVEGTSVTAKGLPNGLAVIALSERGGLMHAPDCYMDKLVVPPPAAGRVNLDWPVEANLSVLAQSLERDVEDLLVTILDRERHADLIRRVRQAGARVKLIGDGDVVASLAVGVRGTGVHALMGSGGAPEGVLSAAAMKCLGAEIQGRFIAEDDAMRERFVSMGVDEHKIYKTDELAPGSQIVFSATGITYGELLSGVRRFGGGARTHTLVMGYASRVVRFIDTVHLEDDGARVTIRV
- the pgm gene encoding phosphoglucomutase (alpha-D-glucose-1,6-bisphosphate-dependent) encodes the protein MTLSDLAGKPAPQSLLTNIPRLVAHYYETRPDPRNAAQRVAFGTSGHRGTSLNGTFNEAHILAVSQAVAEHRAAAGITGPLYMGLDTHALSEPAWITALQVLVANGVRVRAQPGFFTPTPLVSHAILNHNRAGQGGTADGIVITPSHNPPQDGGFKYNPPSGGPADTDVTRAVQNRANAILEGGLSEVKRVSLDDAMAALDPFDFIGPYVSELGEVVDLDVIRQSGVRLGVDPLGGSSLPVWEAIKAQHGLNLTIVNEQVDPRFAFMTVDRDGKIRMDCSSPWAMASLLALKGDYDVAVGNDPDADRHGIVTEGGLMNPNHYLAVMIDYLFQNRPGWNADAGVGKTLVSSALIDRVAAGIGRRLVEVPVGFKYFVEGLLTGSLGFGGEESAGASFLRMNGAPWSTDKDGIIPGLLAAEITAKTGQTPSQRFAALTEQYGATAYDRQDAPANSEQKKVLANLSPDQVTASTLAGDPITAKLTRAPGNGEPIGGLKVTTDSAWFAARPSGTEDVYKIYAESFKGEDHLRQVMEEAREVVAAAFRAGGAA